One Corynebacterium yudongzhengii DNA window includes the following coding sequences:
- the tsaB gene encoding tRNA (adenosine(37)-N6)-threonylcarbamoyltransferase complex dimerization subunit type 1 TsaB, producing MLILALDTATTDLVTGLVDTEISAAYDAVVPGTRGHNEQLMPTIMALLDDHATTLADLDGIVVGHGPGPFTGLRVGMVTAQALGQALRIPVHGVSSLDAIATRHSADNLLVTTDARRREVYWASYQAGRRSAGPGVVRPENLEPPHPVDAVVVPQRLVVKLPSHLQDLETVELSPRAAGLVAVADLAQAPEPLSPEYLRRPDAVPPPEPKRSAALPPLKKEARP from the coding sequence GTGCTGATACTCGCCCTGGATACCGCCACCACCGACCTCGTCACCGGCTTAGTCGACACGGAGATTTCCGCCGCCTATGACGCGGTCGTGCCCGGCACACGCGGGCATAACGAGCAGCTCATGCCCACCATCATGGCGCTTCTCGACGACCACGCCACCACCCTCGCCGACTTAGACGGCATCGTCGTCGGCCACGGCCCGGGGCCTTTTACGGGCTTGCGGGTGGGGATGGTCACCGCCCAGGCGCTCGGGCAGGCGCTGCGCATCCCGGTGCATGGGGTATCGAGCCTCGATGCGATTGCCACCCGGCACAGCGCCGACAACCTCTTGGTCACCACCGACGCGCGGCGCCGGGAGGTCTACTGGGCGAGCTACCAGGCCGGCCGGCGCAGCGCCGGGCCTGGCGTGGTGCGCCCGGAAAACCTTGAGCCCCCGCACCCGGTGGATGCGGTGGTGGTGCCACAGCGGCTCGTCGTTAAGCTCCCTTCCCACCTGCAGGACCTCGAGACCGTCGAGCTCAGCCCGCGGGCGGCCGGGCTGGTTGCGGTGGCCGATCTCGCGCAGGCCCCGGAGCCTTTGAGCCCTGAGTATTTGCGCCGCCCCGATGCCGTGCCGCCGCCGGAGCCGAAGCGTTCGGCGGCGCTGCCTCCGCTGAAGAAAGAGGCGAGGCCGTGA
- the alr gene encoding alanine racemase, translating into MSQLRTRIDLAAIAHNTRAVAAHIGEDVRLMAVVKADGYNHGAVEVARVMAAHGAQAVGVATIAEALSLRTAGIDAPVLAWLWDATDTALVAEALKNGIELGVPSLKHLRVLAEQDRPARICLKVETGMHRSGIDRHAWREAFMLAGSAKHLEVTGLFTHFACADDPESAATDEQLAEFRDAIAQAHALGLNVPINHAANSPATLSRRDTHFDQVRVGLALYGLNPLRSEPGIELRPALSWEAEVTVVKPLQPGDAVSYGHTFTADRAGYTAVIPAGYADGVPRAAQGQLEVTIGGRRYAQIGRVCMDQIVVDLGDTPHGVAAGDTAVIMGVGGMSLDELAERLHTINYEIACLPKGRTVRQYVNG; encoded by the coding sequence ATGAGTCAGTTGCGTACACGTATCGATCTCGCGGCGATCGCCCACAACACCCGCGCGGTGGCCGCCCACATCGGCGAGGACGTGCGCCTCATGGCGGTGGTCAAAGCCGATGGCTACAACCACGGCGCCGTCGAGGTCGCCCGTGTCATGGCTGCTCACGGCGCCCAGGCCGTCGGGGTGGCCACCATCGCCGAGGCGCTGAGCTTGCGCACGGCGGGTATCGACGCCCCCGTCCTCGCCTGGCTCTGGGACGCAACAGATACAGCCCTTGTCGCCGAGGCGCTGAAAAACGGTATCGAGCTCGGCGTGCCGAGCCTTAAGCACCTGCGCGTGCTGGCCGAACAGGACCGGCCAGCCAGAATCTGCCTCAAGGTCGAAACCGGCATGCACCGCTCCGGGATCGACCGGCACGCGTGGCGCGAGGCCTTCATGCTGGCCGGTAGCGCAAAGCACCTCGAGGTCACCGGGCTTTTCACCCACTTCGCCTGCGCCGATGACCCGGAATCGGCAGCGACCGACGAACAGCTCGCCGAGTTTCGCGACGCCATCGCCCAAGCCCACGCGCTGGGACTAAACGTGCCGATCAACCACGCTGCCAACTCCCCGGCGACGCTGAGTAGGCGCGATACCCATTTCGACCAGGTGCGCGTAGGCCTGGCGCTCTACGGGCTCAACCCCCTGCGAAGTGAGCCCGGAATCGAGCTGCGTCCGGCGCTGAGTTGGGAGGCGGAGGTGACCGTCGTCAAGCCTCTGCAACCCGGGGATGCCGTCAGTTATGGGCATACCTTCACCGCCGATCGCGCCGGGTACACCGCCGTGATCCCGGCCGGCTATGCCGACGGCGTTCCGCGCGCGGCCCAGGGGCAGTTGGAGGTGACCATCGGTGGGCGTCGCTACGCGCAGATCGGCAGGGTGTGCATGGATCAGATCGTGGTTGATCTCGGCGATACCCCCCACGGGGTCGCCGCCGGTGATACCGCGGTGATTATGGGGGTCGGCGGGATGAGCCTCGACGAGCTCGCCGAGCGCCTGCACACCATCAACTACGAGATCGCCTGCCTGCCCAAGGGGCGCACCGTGCGGCAGTATGTGAACGGATAG
- the rimI gene encoding ribosomal protein S18-alanine N-acetyltransferase, producing the protein MNYTVRELKPADAARCAELEKQLFAGESPWPENVFLVEFAAPNTFYVGAFEAERLIAYAGIAMLGPRQDPEFEVHTIGVDPAYQRRGLGRELMDQITHAADLLDGPMFLEVRTDNDAAIRLYEDFGFHTLATRRGYYQPSGADAYTMTRPSRSER; encoded by the coding sequence GTGAACTACACCGTCCGCGAATTAAAACCGGCGGATGCTGCGCGTTGCGCGGAGTTAGAAAAGCAGCTGTTCGCCGGCGAGAGCCCCTGGCCGGAAAACGTGTTCTTGGTCGAGTTCGCCGCGCCGAACACCTTCTATGTCGGGGCTTTCGAGGCCGAGCGATTGATCGCGTACGCGGGCATCGCGATGCTCGGCCCACGCCAGGACCCGGAGTTCGAGGTCCACACCATCGGCGTCGACCCCGCCTACCAGCGCCGCGGTTTAGGCCGCGAGCTCATGGACCAGATCACGCACGCGGCGGATCTTCTCGACGGCCCCATGTTCCTCGAAGTCCGCACCGACAACGACGCCGCGATCCGCCTCTACGAAGACTTCGGCTTCCACACCCTGGCCACCCGCCGCGGCTACTACCAGCCCTCGGGCGCGGATGCCTACACCATGACGAGACCCTCCCGGAGTGAGCGATGA
- the tsaD gene encoding tRNA (adenosine(37)-N6)-threonylcarbamoyltransferase complex transferase subunit TsaD — MNILGIETSCDETGIGIVQLADDGTLTVTADVVASSMTQHARFGGVVPEIASRAHLEAMPQVMDKALAKAGIDAPDAVVATVGPGLAGALLVGTAAAKAYAAGWGVPFYGVNHLGGHVAVADLDGRPLENAIALLVSGGHSQILRVDSAGALRELGTTLDDAAGEAYDKVARLLHLGYPGGPVIDRLAHEGNPEAVAFPRALRKAKDLKSQHRYNFSFSGLKTAVARYVEAAERAGDVIDIEDVCASFQEAVADVLSFKAVLAARDTGAQTMLLGGGVAANSRVRSLLQERCDAAGIELRIPPMRLCTDNGVMIATLGARLIQAGAQPSSLAAATNPGLEVETALVD, encoded by the coding sequence ATGAACATCCTCGGAATCGAGACCTCCTGCGACGAAACCGGCATCGGCATCGTCCAGCTTGCCGACGACGGCACCCTCACCGTCACCGCCGATGTCGTCGCCTCGTCGATGACTCAGCACGCCCGCTTCGGCGGCGTGGTGCCCGAGATCGCCTCCCGCGCGCACCTGGAGGCGATGCCGCAGGTGATGGACAAGGCGCTGGCAAAGGCGGGTATCGACGCCCCGGACGCCGTCGTGGCCACCGTCGGCCCGGGACTCGCGGGGGCGCTGCTGGTCGGCACGGCCGCCGCGAAGGCCTATGCTGCCGGCTGGGGCGTGCCTTTCTACGGTGTCAACCACTTAGGCGGGCATGTCGCGGTGGCGGATCTCGACGGCCGCCCGCTGGAAAACGCCATCGCGCTGCTGGTCTCGGGAGGGCACTCGCAGATCCTGCGCGTCGATTCCGCCGGGGCGCTACGCGAGCTGGGCACCACGCTTGACGACGCCGCGGGCGAGGCCTACGACAAGGTCGCCCGGCTTTTACACCTGGGTTATCCCGGCGGCCCCGTGATCGACCGCCTGGCGCATGAGGGCAACCCGGAGGCGGTGGCGTTTCCGCGGGCGCTGAGAAAGGCGAAGGACCTTAAGAGCCAGCACCGCTACAACTTCTCTTTTTCAGGGCTGAAAACGGCGGTGGCCCGCTACGTGGAGGCAGCCGAGCGCGCCGGGGACGTGATCGACATCGAGGATGTGTGTGCCTCTTTCCAGGAGGCGGTCGCGGACGTGCTCAGTTTCAAGGCGGTCCTTGCCGCGCGCGATACGGGGGCGCAGACGATGCTGCTCGGCGGGGGAGTGGCGGCGAACTCGCGGGTGCGCTCGCTGCTTCAGGAGCGTTGCGACGCCGCCGGTATCGAGCTGCGCATCCCGCCGATGCGGCTGTGCACGGATAACGGCGTGATGATCGCCACCCTCGGTGCTCGGCTGATTCAGGCAGGCGCGCAGCCTTCGTCGTTGGCGGCGGCGACCAACCCGGGCCTCGAGGTGGAGACGGCGCTCGTCGACTAG
- the groL gene encoding chaperonin GroEL (60 kDa chaperone family; promotes refolding of misfolded polypeptides especially under stressful conditions; forms two stacked rings of heptamers to form a barrel-shaped 14mer; ends can be capped by GroES; misfolded proteins enter the barrel where they are refolded when GroES binds) codes for MAKLIAFDQEAREGIQRGVDQLADTVRVTLGPKGRNVVLARGFGGPLVTNDGVTIAREIDLEDKFENLGAQLVKSVAVKTNDIAGDGTTTATLLAQALVFEGLRNVAAGANPVALNRGISAAAEKVVEELKARATDVSSTAEIANVATVSSRDPEIGQVVAGAMDKVGKDGVVTVEESQSIESSVDVTEGVSFDKGFLSPYFVTDTDAQQAVLEDANVLLVRNKISSLPDFLPLLEKIVQTSKPTLIIAEDIEGEPLQTLVVNTIRGALKIAAVKAPYFGERRKAFMDDLAVVTKATVVDPEVGITLKEAGTEVLGGARRITVTKEDTVIVDGAGSAEDVEVRREQIRNEIATTDSTWDKEKAEERLAKLSGGVAVIKVGAATETEVNERKHRVEDAINAARAAVQEGIIAGGGSTLVQIAKSLEAYAQEFDGEAQTGVLAVAKALVKPAYWIADNAGLDGSVVVNRIGELPNDEGFNAATGEYENLVDAGIIDPVKVTHSAVVNAASIARMVLTTEVSVVDKPEEAAHDHGVHGHHHH; via the coding sequence ATGGCTAAACTCATTGCTTTTGATCAGGAGGCCCGCGAGGGCATCCAGCGGGGCGTCGATCAGCTCGCCGACACCGTGCGTGTCACCCTGGGCCCGAAGGGCCGCAACGTCGTTCTGGCGCGCGGCTTCGGCGGCCCGCTGGTGACCAACGACGGCGTGACCATCGCCCGCGAGATCGACCTCGAGGACAAGTTCGAAAACCTCGGCGCCCAGCTGGTGAAGTCCGTCGCCGTCAAGACCAACGACATCGCCGGTGACGGCACCACCACCGCGACGCTGCTCGCCCAGGCACTCGTCTTCGAGGGCCTGCGCAACGTCGCCGCCGGTGCCAACCCGGTCGCGCTGAACCGCGGCATCTCCGCGGCGGCCGAGAAGGTCGTCGAGGAGCTCAAGGCCCGCGCCACCGACGTGTCCTCGACCGCGGAGATCGCCAACGTCGCCACCGTCTCTTCGCGCGACCCCGAGATCGGCCAGGTCGTCGCCGGCGCCATGGACAAGGTGGGCAAGGACGGCGTCGTCACCGTCGAGGAATCCCAGTCCATCGAGTCCTCCGTCGACGTCACCGAGGGTGTCTCCTTCGACAAGGGCTTCTTGAGCCCGTACTTCGTCACCGACACCGACGCCCAGCAGGCCGTGCTCGAGGATGCCAACGTGCTGCTCGTGCGCAACAAGATCTCCTCGCTGCCGGACTTCTTGCCGCTGCTGGAGAAGATCGTGCAGACCTCGAAGCCGACGCTCATCATCGCCGAGGACATCGAGGGCGAGCCGTTGCAGACCCTCGTGGTCAACACCATCCGTGGTGCGCTGAAGATCGCCGCCGTCAAGGCGCCGTACTTCGGTGAGCGTCGCAAGGCGTTCATGGATGATCTGGCTGTGGTCACCAAGGCCACGGTCGTCGACCCCGAGGTGGGTATCACGCTGAAGGAGGCCGGCACCGAGGTCCTCGGTGGCGCCCGCCGCATCACCGTGACCAAGGAAGACACCGTCATCGTCGACGGTGCCGGCTCCGCCGAGGACGTCGAGGTCCGCCGCGAGCAGATCCGCAACGAGATCGCCACCACCGACTCCACCTGGGATAAGGAGAAGGCGGAGGAGCGTCTGGCGAAGCTCTCCGGCGGCGTGGCCGTCATCAAGGTCGGCGCCGCCACCGAGACCGAGGTCAACGAGCGCAAGCACCGTGTCGAAGATGCCATCAACGCCGCCCGCGCGGCCGTGCAGGAAGGCATCATCGCTGGCGGTGGCTCCACGCTCGTGCAGATCGCCAAGTCGCTTGAGGCTTATGCTCAGGAGTTCGACGGTGAGGCGCAGACCGGTGTCCTGGCTGTGGCCAAGGCCTTGGTGAAGCCGGCCTACTGGATCGCGGATAACGCTGGTCTGGATGGCTCGGTGGTGGTCAACCGCATCGGTGAGCTGCCGAACGACGAGGGCTTCAACGCCGCCACCGGCGAGTACGAAAACCTCGTGGACGCCGGCATCATCGACCCGGTGAAGGTCACCCACTCCGCGGTGGTCAATGCCGCTTCCATCGCCCGGATGGTGCTGACCACCGAGGTCTCCGTGGTGGACAAGCCCGAAGAAGCCGCCCATGATCACGGTGTCCACGGACACCACCATCACTAG
- a CDS encoding DUF5319 domain-containing protein, with the protein MNYDSMMPRDPFEGDPNDPASFLDAEDSVTPLSDEERAQVIEDLRIVRECKAVLAPRGMRGIYFFCEDCEIMHYYDWDIMAANMLASLKGELAAVHEPSAEPDVRAYVPWDYALGYLDGLEGR; encoded by the coding sequence GTGAACTACGACTCGATGATGCCCCGCGACCCCTTCGAGGGAGACCCCAACGACCCCGCGTCGTTCCTCGACGCGGAAGACTCCGTCACGCCGCTGAGCGACGAGGAGCGCGCCCAGGTGATCGAGGACCTCCGGATCGTCCGGGAATGCAAGGCCGTTCTCGCGCCCCGCGGTATGCGCGGAATCTACTTCTTCTGCGAGGACTGCGAAATCATGCACTACTACGACTGGGACATCATGGCCGCCAACATGCTCGCCTCCCTCAAGGGGGAGCTCGCGGCGGTCCATGAGCCCAGTGCTGAGCCCGACGTGCGCGCCTACGTGCCGTGGGACTACGCCCTCGGCTACCTCGACGGACTCGAGGGCCGCTAA
- a CDS encoding WhiB family transcriptional regulator, whose protein sequence is MSQPHLLPGPNADFWDWQLHGLCRGEASDVFYHPDGERGRARAQRENRAKAICRNCPVMANCRAHALEAAEPYGIWGGLSESERMAMLRERNSRSHSRA, encoded by the coding sequence ATGTCTCAGCCCCATCTGCTCCCCGGCCCGAACGCTGACTTTTGGGACTGGCAGCTGCACGGCCTGTGCCGTGGAGAGGCATCCGATGTGTTCTACCACCCGGACGGTGAGCGCGGCCGTGCCCGCGCCCAGCGAGAAAACCGCGCCAAGGCGATCTGCCGCAACTGCCCGGTCATGGCCAACTGCCGCGCCCACGCCCTCGAGGCCGCCGAGCCTTATGGCATCTGGGGCGGCCTCTCCGAATCGGAGCGCATGGCCATGCTGCGCGAGCGTAACTCCCGTTCCCACAGCCGCGCCTAA
- a CDS encoding dienelactone hydrolase family protein, with product MSANLKKSLSKLSKRGPHRVLVGDLAYAGLEGKVYTPAEGDGLPAVAFGHDWMKRPKHYHATLRHLASWGIVAGAPATERGINPDHTGFAADLDSTLQILAGVRLGHGKATVNPGRLGLVGHGMGAGAAVLAAANNERVKAVGALFPAEVSPSSYDAARNVKVPGMIVGSGTGELFGAGNPEKLANWWGGEAVYREVDGINQQTFSEDTLFKIAFGIGWPQPSGQERVRGLLTGYLLHQLTGDNDYSDYSEELAESPKIESVSRAELAERVDDNVEGMTRAIAQPEN from the coding sequence GTGTCTGCGAACCTGAAGAAGTCTCTGTCCAAGCTCTCCAAGCGGGGCCCGCACCGCGTGCTGGTCGGCGACCTCGCGTACGCCGGCTTAGAAGGCAAGGTCTACACCCCCGCCGAGGGCGATGGCCTGCCCGCCGTGGCTTTCGGCCACGACTGGATGAAGCGGCCGAAGCACTACCACGCCACGCTGCGCCACCTGGCGAGCTGGGGAATCGTCGCCGGCGCGCCGGCCACCGAGCGGGGCATCAACCCGGATCACACCGGGTTCGCCGCCGATTTAGATTCGACCCTCCAGATCCTCGCCGGCGTGCGCCTCGGCCACGGCAAAGCCACCGTGAACCCGGGCCGGCTCGGCTTGGTTGGCCACGGCATGGGCGCGGGCGCTGCGGTGCTGGCCGCCGCCAACAATGAGCGGGTGAAGGCCGTCGGCGCTCTCTTCCCGGCCGAGGTCTCCCCCTCCTCCTACGACGCCGCCCGCAACGTGAAGGTGCCGGGCATGATCGTCGGCTCCGGCACGGGCGAGCTCTTCGGCGCCGGCAATCCGGAGAAGCTGGCGAACTGGTGGGGCGGCGAGGCCGTCTACCGCGAGGTCGACGGCATTAACCAGCAGACCTTCTCCGAGGACACGCTGTTCAAGATCGCTTTCGGCATCGGCTGGCCGCAGCCCTCCGGCCAGGAGCGCGTGCGCGGCCTGCTCACCGGCTACCTGCTGCACCAGCTCACCGGCGACAATGACTACTCCGATTATTCGGAGGAGCTCGCCGAGAGCCCGAAGATCGAAAGCGTTAGCCGGGCTGAGCTGGCCGAGCGTGTCGACGACAACGTCGAAGGCATGACCCGCGCCATCGCCCAGCCGGAGAACTAG
- the glmS gene encoding glutamine--fructose-6-phosphate transaminase (isomerizing): MCGIVGYVGHRQALNLAVDALRRMEYRGYDSAGVAVVGKDADGHNAIHAVKRAGKIANLDDRIAEVGVDKFEGTTAIGHTRWATHGRPTDENAHPHLSYDGKVAVVHNGIIENFASLREELERDGIELVSDTDSEVAPHLLAQAYNEGDTAGDFRASALKVLNRLEGAFTILFTHADHPDEIIAARRSTPLIVGVGDGEMFLGSDVAAFIEHTKHAVELGQDTVVYLAADYYDILNFDGTPAQGNPFTIDWDLEAAEKGGFDSFMMKEIHEQPAAIRDTLAGHWDGERVTLDENNLADTDLKSFDQVFVVACGSAYHSGLLAKYAIEHWVRIPVQIEVASEFRYRDPVLGERTLVLAISQSGETADTLEAVRHAKAQGAKVLAVCNTNGSQIPRESDAVLYTHAGPEIGVASTKAFLAQVVANYIVGLALAQAQGTKYPDEIREIWNALEEIPDKVQQVLDTREDIAAVSRALGAVRTMLFLGRGVGFPVSLEGALKLKELAYIHAEGFAAGELKHGPIALIEDDLPVVIVVPSPRGVKLLHSKIVSNIQEIRARGAKTIVIAEEGDTAVEPYANWLIRIPQTPSIMQPLLATVPLQFLAADIAEECGNEDIDKPRNLAKSVTVE, encoded by the coding sequence ATGTGTGGAATCGTCGGATATGTGGGCCACCGACAGGCCCTGAACCTGGCCGTTGATGCGCTGCGTCGCATGGAGTACCGGGGCTATGACTCCGCGGGAGTTGCGGTCGTCGGAAAAGATGCGGACGGCCACAACGCCATCCATGCCGTCAAGCGCGCCGGGAAGATCGCGAACCTGGATGACCGGATTGCGGAGGTCGGCGTCGATAAGTTCGAGGGCACCACGGCCATCGGGCATACCCGCTGGGCCACCCACGGCCGCCCGACGGATGAGAACGCCCACCCGCACCTGTCCTATGACGGCAAGGTCGCGGTGGTGCACAACGGCATCATCGAGAACTTCGCGTCCCTGCGCGAGGAACTCGAGCGCGATGGGATCGAGCTTGTCTCCGACACGGATTCTGAGGTCGCCCCGCACCTGCTCGCCCAGGCGTACAACGAGGGCGATACCGCCGGTGATTTCCGGGCCTCCGCGCTCAAGGTGCTCAACCGCCTCGAGGGTGCGTTTACCATCTTGTTCACCCACGCCGATCACCCGGATGAGATCATCGCGGCGCGACGCTCCACCCCGCTGATCGTCGGCGTGGGCGACGGCGAGATGTTCTTGGGCTCGGATGTCGCGGCTTTCATCGAGCACACCAAACACGCCGTGGAGCTGGGCCAGGACACCGTGGTCTACCTCGCCGCTGACTACTACGACATCCTCAACTTCGACGGCACGCCCGCGCAGGGCAACCCCTTCACCATCGACTGGGACCTGGAGGCCGCCGAGAAGGGCGGGTTCGACTCCTTCATGATGAAGGAGATCCACGAGCAGCCCGCCGCCATCCGCGACACGCTGGCCGGTCACTGGGACGGCGAGCGCGTCACCCTCGACGAGAACAACCTCGCCGACACCGACTTGAAGTCCTTCGACCAGGTCTTCGTCGTCGCCTGCGGTTCCGCGTATCACTCGGGCCTGTTGGCGAAGTACGCCATCGAGCACTGGGTGCGCATCCCGGTGCAGATCGAGGTCGCCAGTGAGTTCCGCTACCGCGACCCAGTGCTCGGCGAGCGCACGCTGGTGCTCGCGATCTCCCAGTCCGGCGAGACCGCCGACACCTTGGAGGCCGTGCGCCACGCCAAGGCCCAGGGCGCGAAGGTGCTGGCGGTGTGCAACACGAACGGCTCGCAGATCCCGCGCGAATCGGACGCGGTGCTCTACACCCACGCCGGCCCGGAGATCGGCGTGGCCTCCACGAAGGCGTTTCTGGCGCAGGTGGTGGCCAACTACATCGTCGGCCTCGCCCTCGCGCAGGCGCAGGGCACCAAGTACCCGGACGAGATCCGCGAGATCTGGAACGCCCTGGAGGAGATCCCCGACAAGGTGCAGCAGGTCCTCGATACGCGGGAGGACATCGCCGCCGTCTCCCGGGCGCTGGGGGCGGTGCGCACCATGCTCTTCCTCGGCCGCGGCGTCGGCTTCCCGGTCTCCCTCGAGGGCGCCCTGAAGCTGAAGGAGCTGGCTTACATCCACGCCGAGGGCTTCGCCGCCGGCGAGCTCAAGCACGGCCCGATCGCCCTGATTGAGGACGATCTGCCCGTCGTCATCGTGGTGCCTAGCCCGCGCGGGGTGAAGCTTTTGCACTCCAAGATCGTCTCTAATATCCAGGAGATTCGCGCCCGCGGAGCGAAGACGATCGTCATCGCAGAAGAAGGCGATACCGCCGTTGAGCCCTACGCCAACTGGCTGATCCGCATCCCGCAGACCCCGTCGATCATGCAGCCGCTGCTGGCCACCGTGCCGCTGCAGTTTCTGGCCGCGGACATCGCCGAGGAGTGCGGCAACGAGGACATCGATAAGCCGCGCAACCTGGCCAAGTCGGTGACCGTCGAGTAG
- the groES gene encoding co-chaperone GroES, translated as MANVNIRPLEDKVLVQILEAETTTASGLVIPDSAQEKPQEAKVIAVGPGKQKDDGSRSPIDVKEGDTVVFSKFGGTELKYDGEEYLLLSARDLLAVVEK; from the coding sequence GTGGCAAACGTCAACATTCGTCCGCTCGAAGACAAGGTCCTCGTCCAGATCCTCGAGGCTGAGACCACCACCGCCTCCGGCCTGGTCATCCCGGACTCCGCCCAGGAGAAGCCGCAGGAGGCCAAGGTCATCGCCGTCGGCCCGGGCAAGCAGAAGGACGATGGCTCCCGCAGCCCGATCGACGTCAAGGAGGGCGACACCGTCGTCTTCTCCAAGTTCGGTGGCACCGAGCTGAAGTACGACGGCGAGGAGTACCTGCTCCTGTCCGCCCGTGACCTGCTCGCAGTCGTCGAGAAGTAA
- a CDS encoding sigma-70 family RNA polymerase sigma factor, whose product MSEEDDELGELVPKACSGDRRALGRIIQIIHPRVLRYARARIGGGKTPTAEDVAQEICLAVSTSIASYVDRGKPFMAFVYGIASNKVVDAHRSLSRDRSHPTEEVPDSVDQQATPEEASITLDGSNRVRELLDTLGERAREILILRVFVGLSADETAQIIGSTPGAVRVAQHRALASLRSRVEEDHSVTRERKGVES is encoded by the coding sequence GTGAGCGAGGAAGACGACGAGCTTGGTGAACTCGTCCCGAAGGCGTGTTCCGGCGATCGCCGCGCTTTAGGGCGGATCATTCAGATCATCCACCCGCGTGTCCTGCGCTATGCCCGCGCCCGCATCGGCGGCGGCAAAACCCCCACCGCGGAGGACGTCGCCCAGGAGATCTGCCTCGCGGTGTCGACCTCCATCGCCTCCTACGTCGACCGGGGAAAACCGTTCATGGCCTTCGTCTACGGCATCGCCTCAAACAAGGTGGTCGACGCCCACCGCAGCCTGTCTCGCGACCGCTCGCACCCGACGGAGGAGGTGCCCGACAGTGTCGATCAGCAAGCCACGCCGGAAGAGGCCTCGATCACACTGGATGGTAGTAACAGGGTCCGGGAACTTCTCGATACATTGGGTGAGCGCGCACGGGAGATTCTTATCCTGCGGGTCTTCGTCGGTTTGAGCGCCGATGAAACCGCGCAGATTATCGGAAGTACCCCGGGCGCCGTGCGGGTGGCACAGCACAGGGCGCTGGCGAGCCTGCGCTCACGGGTAGAAGAAGACCACAGTGTCACCAGGGAACGAAAGGGAGTGGAAAGCTGA
- the tsaE gene encoding tRNA (adenosine(37)-N6)-threonylcarbamoyltransferase complex ATPase subunit type 1 TsaE translates to MDVQFPSHGTTRCETAEDTQAFGARLGACLEPGDLVILDGPLGAGKTTLTQGIAEGLGVSGRVSSPTFVIAREHPPRGQGPGLIHVDAYRLVGESGDPIGELDALDLETDLTEAVVVAEWGGGFVEQLSDSYLFVHLDRTMAVSQDPESEARIITWDRRSALL, encoded by the coding sequence ATGGACGTGCAGTTTCCCAGCCACGGAACCACAAGGTGTGAGACCGCCGAGGACACCCAGGCCTTCGGTGCCCGGCTCGGCGCGTGCCTGGAGCCCGGCGACCTGGTGATTCTCGACGGCCCGCTCGGCGCCGGCAAGACCACCCTGACTCAGGGCATCGCCGAGGGGCTCGGGGTGAGCGGCCGGGTCAGCTCGCCGACGTTCGTCATCGCCCGCGAGCATCCCCCGCGCGGCCAGGGCCCGGGGCTCATCCACGTCGACGCCTACCGGCTGGTCGGCGAGTCGGGCGATCCGATCGGCGAGCTCGACGCGCTGGATCTGGAGACCGACCTCACCGAGGCGGTGGTGGTCGCCGAGTGGGGCGGCGGTTTCGTCGAGCAGCTCAGCGATTCTTATCTGTTCGTCCACCTCGATCGCACCATGGCGGTGTCGCAGGACCCGGAGTCCGAGGCGCGCATCATCACCTGGGATAGGCGTTCAGCGCTGCTGTAG